The Dehalogenimonas lykanthroporepellens BL-DC-9 genome includes a window with the following:
- a CDS encoding DNA primase catalytic core domain protein (KEGG: sfu:Sfum_3790 DNA primase catalytic core~PFAM: DNA primase catalytic core domain~SMART: zinc finger CHC2-family protein) encodes MSMGGTDNVREYYRLVTEMDIGDVARELLPGRITQETGQRLMCDCPNHQSQSRLSLHVMLDKQGWYCFGCGVGGDVLQLVEFIQTGSVTAGQSGPMPDSHRQARDYLAKKAGLPPLSRYGLSQERLAQTEADRAFELRVKDALTALARLYHARLKESPEVLDWLKSKYALSEETIDDLLIGYADNASGSVAQLTEGEDGFSKRELAATGAFRPTSQDGLTPFFERRIVFPYWSRGRVVFMIGRKTPWTPDVGWEQGKYKKLPVHDEHQRPYVADFINNALLFNEDCLLARPGKVIITEGVTDCLALMQLGLPTVSPVTVRIRAADWERLIPKLRGVETVYICQDNELSQAGLKGALQTARTLAEHKIDTRLVTLPLSETQISARQELTERFGLTASVGPKELAKLLAGRPAEEIQAAEALLATAKIDVNDYIAAGHTREDFERLLAEASTPIEFGVRSLPEGAEEEERNRLLEPILGEISEQSPLEQARLLKLVQERIGGGVSMATLKEQIRAIQKDRKVEFRNEKKKAKRMSGAMPGSCRARVDEVLIDTELENGAPDYTLAAEAAYDWFTANGAQFFHTLQGEPFMYFDNAIYWMDSPDRGRKRHYAAMLYKHTGMVPTTGGGRTFFEVLPSLAMIRGQVRDHFSWLHTDVASYTVYFNLNNPEHEIAKITPDEIQIMKNGGNEDGIILDGSRKMKPLKFLPDADLEEADRLLVDLLVGNMTCPQGDRFLILSWLSCFLLIDFAGTRPMTRFEGSAGSGKTTASKITSTLLYGEPQHKKATDAANYTDGSQNPLIVLDNIEVKQMTEDLTTFMLTSITGIAKEKRKSGTDSETITERTKCLLNTTGIEPLCGELSEILSRSFVINFDLANQASDCFLESEVISAIQQNRDLIISAIMKRTSHVLAMIREGAQKQVMRLLHRTMPTHGKRRCNDYLSLMYLMMLAGSEEHEVTTGLEDLSPLFIEQIHSINDTSQEMARESNPIATALVSLFHAYRNAVELDEKARYSEDDRANHVVGFIERYQVRFENETTMEPVSAGRLLAALRRVGREFNLEFEYKKPAQLGRRISNDLDVIRDAGFDIDRQRNAHTKNFEYRIVKTANL; translated from the coding sequence ATGAGCATGGGCGGAACGGATAACGTCAGGGAGTATTACCGGCTCGTCACCGAGATGGACATCGGTGACGTGGCCCGGGAACTCCTGCCGGGACGGATCACCCAGGAGACCGGCCAGCGCTTGATGTGCGACTGCCCCAACCATCAGAGCCAGTCGCGTCTATCGCTTCATGTGATGCTCGACAAACAGGGCTGGTACTGCTTCGGCTGCGGGGTCGGCGGCGATGTGCTGCAGCTCGTGGAGTTCATTCAGACGGGCTCGGTCACCGCCGGTCAATCCGGTCCGATGCCGGACAGCCACCGCCAAGCCCGGGACTATCTCGCCAAGAAGGCGGGCTTGCCGCCGCTGTCGCGCTATGGCCTGAGCCAGGAGCGTCTGGCTCAGACAGAGGCGGACCGCGCCTTCGAGTTGCGGGTCAAGGACGCGTTGACCGCGCTGGCCAGGCTTTACCACGCCAGGCTCAAGGAGTCGCCGGAGGTCCTCGATTGGCTGAAATCCAAATATGCCCTGAGCGAGGAGACCATCGACGATCTCCTGATCGGCTATGCGGACAACGCGTCCGGCTCGGTCGCCCAACTGACCGAGGGCGAAGACGGTTTTTCCAAGCGTGAGCTTGCCGCGACCGGCGCTTTCAGGCCCACGAGCCAGGACGGCCTGACGCCATTCTTCGAGCGCCGGATCGTCTTTCCATACTGGAGCCGTGGCCGGGTGGTGTTTATGATCGGCCGCAAGACGCCATGGACCCCGGATGTGGGCTGGGAGCAAGGGAAATACAAGAAGCTGCCGGTTCACGACGAACACCAGCGGCCCTACGTCGCCGACTTCATCAACAACGCACTGCTGTTCAACGAGGACTGCCTGCTGGCCAGGCCCGGCAAGGTAATCATCACCGAGGGGGTGACCGATTGCCTGGCGTTGATGCAATTGGGCTTGCCCACCGTATCGCCGGTCACCGTCCGCATTCGGGCAGCCGATTGGGAGCGCCTGATCCCCAAGCTGCGCGGCGTCGAAACCGTGTACATCTGCCAGGACAACGAACTCTCCCAGGCCGGTCTCAAAGGGGCGCTGCAAACTGCTCGTACCTTGGCCGAACACAAGATCGACACCCGCCTGGTGACGCTGCCCTTGTCGGAGACACAGATCTCGGCCCGGCAGGAGCTGACCGAACGCTTCGGCCTGACGGCGAGCGTGGGGCCGAAGGAGCTGGCCAAGCTGCTGGCGGGACGGCCCGCCGAAGAGATTCAGGCGGCCGAGGCGCTTCTCGCCACCGCCAAGATCGACGTCAACGATTACATTGCCGCCGGGCATACCCGGGAGGATTTCGAACGTCTGCTCGCCGAAGCCAGCACGCCCATCGAGTTCGGCGTGCGCTCGCTGCCCGAGGGCGCTGAAGAGGAGGAACGCAACCGCCTGCTCGAACCGATCCTGGGGGAGATTTCCGAGCAGTCGCCGCTGGAACAGGCCCGCCTGCTGAAGCTGGTGCAGGAGCGCATCGGTGGTGGCGTTTCGATGGCCACCCTCAAAGAGCAGATCCGCGCCATTCAGAAGGACCGCAAGGTCGAGTTCCGTAACGAAAAGAAGAAGGCCAAGCGGATGTCCGGCGCGATGCCCGGATCGTGCCGCGCCCGGGTCGACGAGGTGCTAATCGACACGGAACTAGAGAACGGCGCTCCCGACTACACCTTGGCCGCCGAGGCTGCCTACGACTGGTTCACCGCCAACGGTGCCCAGTTCTTTCACACCCTGCAGGGCGAGCCTTTCATGTATTTCGACAACGCCATCTACTGGATGGATTCACCGGACCGGGGTCGCAAGCGCCATTACGCGGCCATGCTCTACAAGCACACGGGCATGGTGCCGACCACGGGCGGCGGACGGACATTTTTCGAGGTACTGCCCAGCCTGGCCATGATCCGTGGCCAGGTGCGCGACCATTTTTCCTGGCTGCACACCGATGTGGCTTCCTACACCGTCTATTTCAATCTGAACAATCCGGAGCACGAGATCGCCAAGATCACCCCGGACGAGATCCAGATCATGAAGAACGGCGGCAACGAGGACGGCATCATCCTGGATGGCTCGCGGAAGATGAAACCGCTGAAATTCCTGCCCGACGCCGACCTCGAAGAGGCGGACCGGCTCCTGGTCGATCTGCTGGTGGGCAACATGACCTGTCCGCAGGGGGATCGCTTTCTCATCCTTTCCTGGCTCTCCTGCTTCCTGCTGATCGACTTTGCCGGAACGCGGCCCATGACCCGCTTCGAGGGCTCGGCCGGATCGGGCAAGACCACCGCCAGCAAGATCACGTCGACATTGCTTTACGGCGAGCCCCAGCACAAGAAGGCCACCGACGCGGCGAACTACACCGATGGCTCACAGAACCCGCTCATCGTCCTCGACAACATCGAGGTCAAGCAGATGACCGAGGATCTGACCACTTTCATGCTGACCAGCATCACAGGCATCGCTAAGGAGAAACGGAAGAGCGGCACCGACAGCGAGACCATCACCGAGCGGACCAAGTGTCTGCTGAACACCACCGGCATCGAGCCGCTGTGCGGGGAACTTTCGGAGATCCTGTCGAGGTCCTTCGTCATCAACTTCGACCTCGCCAACCAGGCCAGCGACTGCTTTCTGGAATCGGAGGTTATCTCCGCCATCCAGCAAAACCGGGATCTGATCATCTCGGCCATCATGAAGCGGACCAGCCATGTGCTGGCAATGATCCGGGAGGGAGCCCAGAAACAGGTCATGCGCCTGCTACACCGAACCATGCCGACTCATGGCAAGCGCCGGTGCAACGACTATCTCAGCCTGATGTATCTGATGATGCTGGCCGGGTCCGAGGAACACGAGGTGACCACCGGACTCGAGGATCTGAGCCCGCTGTTTATCGAGCAGATTCATTCCATCAACGACACCAGCCAGGAGATGGCGCGGGAGTCGAACCCCATCGCCACGGCACTGGTGTCGCTCTTCCACGCCTACCGAAACGCGGTGGAGCTGGACGAGAAGGCCCGCTACAGCGAGGACGACCGGGCAAACCACGTGGTGGGATTCATCGAACGCTACCAGGTGAGGTTCGAGAACGAAACCACCATGGAGCCGGTGTCAGCGGGACGACTGCTCGCGGCGCTGCGCAGGGTCGGCCGGGAATTCAACCTCGAGTTCGAATACAAGAAGCCCGCCCAGCTCGGTCGGCGCATCAGCAACGACCTGGACGTCATCCGGGACGCCGGGTTCGACATCGACCGGCAGCGCAACGCTCACACCAAGAATTTCGAGTACCGGATCGTCAAGACCGCCAATCTCTGA
- a CDS encoding UvrD/REP helicase (PFAM: UvrD/REP helicase~KEGG: dde:Dde_1922 ATP-dependent RecD/TraA family DNA helicase), with translation MPKRNESNPARLRGRIERVYYAGPKFSAGRLLTPTGEEVQFAGNLFARENQPVVLLGSWSTHPKYGRQFKVDGMEHDLELDPEGLIHYLANHPEIKGIGPAKARLIVESFGDAFEETLLNDPERIALKARLPLDAARRLRDEWLKNRSVNAVMAWLSAFGLTHHQVNTLVERLGGNCLDILKEDPYILIREIRGFGFKKVDKIARKLGTPKDHTPRIRAGLNFCVREALDNGHCWIEYEDLVDQANLLLVMDALDSRVRIESALDALIEEQALSCDSHGGRFVVALPEIVRMERELASLFSQAETPNPHFQSVKKLDALIRRCASTLNEKQLEAVRSALQHSISLISGGAGSGKSYTISVINTICEESDLEVVLAAPTGKAAKRLEEVSGRSGTTIHRLLGYDGKGFSRSKENPIDADVLVVDEFSMVDVPLAWHLFEAVDLSRTTVLLVGDHNQLPPVGPGNILRDLIQTRAIPTVILDKVVRQAGVLKENCTAVLKGEVRKTSEASVGGCRDWYLVDQFTDPMAARSFLLELFQERLDALGFDIIKDVQVLTPTHKGPLGTKELNEELQRLIQRKLWNTEVPPVAMGRRAPFLKHDKVIQTRNNYDLNVMNGAIGYVVDVLANGTLVIDFDGMPVELEKGSPDLQDLQLAYALTIHKTQGSEFPCAVVVVHKAHSFMHHRNLLYTGVTRARRTAIVLGDHWGIQNCAKRCQVDDRRTFLPLFLDAAQHAEADFARVAEAE, from the coding sequence ATGCCAAAAAGAAATGAGAGTAACCCGGCGCGACTCCGGGGAAGAATAGAGCGCGTTTACTATGCTGGACCCAAGTTCTCCGCAGGCCGACTGCTCACCCCGACCGGTGAGGAAGTCCAGTTCGCGGGCAATTTGTTCGCCCGGGAAAATCAGCCTGTGGTCCTGCTCGGTTCGTGGTCCACCCATCCCAAATACGGCCGTCAGTTCAAGGTCGACGGGATGGAGCACGACCTCGAACTCGATCCGGAGGGGCTGATCCACTATCTGGCCAACCATCCGGAGATCAAGGGCATTGGTCCGGCCAAGGCCAGATTGATCGTCGAGAGTTTCGGCGACGCCTTTGAAGAAACCCTTCTGAATGACCCCGAGCGCATCGCGCTCAAAGCCCGGCTGCCCTTGGATGCTGCCCGGCGGCTGCGTGACGAATGGTTGAAGAACCGCAGCGTCAACGCCGTCATGGCCTGGTTGTCGGCATTCGGTCTGACCCATCATCAGGTCAACACCCTGGTCGAAAGACTCGGCGGCAACTGCCTCGATATTCTGAAGGAAGACCCGTATATCCTCATTCGGGAGATCCGGGGATTCGGCTTCAAGAAGGTCGACAAGATCGCCCGCAAGCTGGGCACCCCCAAGGACCACACCCCTCGTATCCGCGCTGGGTTGAATTTCTGCGTCCGTGAAGCCCTGGACAATGGTCACTGCTGGATCGAATACGAGGATCTGGTGGATCAGGCCAACCTGCTGCTGGTCATGGATGCCTTGGACAGCCGGGTCCGTATCGAGAGCGCCCTCGACGCGCTCATCGAAGAACAGGCGCTTTCCTGCGATTCCCACGGCGGACGTTTCGTGGTCGCTCTGCCGGAGATCGTCCGCATGGAGCGGGAGCTGGCCTCGTTGTTCAGCCAGGCCGAAACACCGAATCCTCATTTCCAGTCCGTCAAGAAGCTCGATGCCCTGATTCGGCGCTGCGCATCAACGCTGAACGAGAAGCAGCTCGAAGCGGTGCGCTCGGCCCTCCAGCACAGCATCAGCCTGATTTCGGGTGGAGCCGGTTCGGGCAAGAGCTACACCATTTCGGTCATCAACACCATCTGCGAGGAGAGCGATCTGGAGGTCGTGCTCGCCGCGCCGACCGGCAAGGCGGCCAAGCGCCTGGAGGAAGTCAGCGGTCGCAGCGGCACCACCATCCACCGTCTGCTCGGCTATGACGGCAAGGGTTTCTCGCGTAGCAAGGAGAACCCCATCGATGCCGATGTCCTGGTGGTCGACGAGTTTTCGATGGTCGATGTGCCCCTGGCATGGCACTTGTTCGAGGCGGTCGATCTGTCGCGGACCACGGTGCTGCTGGTCGGGGACCACAACCAGCTTCCGCCGGTGGGACCAGGGAACATCCTGCGCGATCTGATCCAGACACGCGCCATCCCCACGGTCATCCTCGACAAGGTCGTGCGTCAGGCTGGTGTCCTCAAGGAGAACTGCACCGCCGTTCTCAAGGGCGAGGTGCGCAAGACCAGCGAGGCGTCGGTGGGCGGATGCCGGGATTGGTATCTGGTGGATCAGTTCACCGACCCGATGGCGGCACGCTCGTTCCTGCTGGAGTTGTTTCAGGAGCGGCTCGATGCCCTGGGTTTCGACATCATCAAGGACGTGCAGGTGCTGACGCCGACCCACAAGGGGCCGCTCGGCACCAAGGAATTGAACGAGGAACTGCAGCGGCTCATCCAGCGCAAGCTCTGGAACACCGAAGTGCCGCCGGTCGCCATGGGACGCCGCGCACCGTTTCTCAAGCACGACAAGGTCATCCAGACCCGGAACAATTACGACCTGAACGTAATGAACGGTGCCATCGGCTATGTGGTCGATGTTCTCGCGAACGGCACACTGGTCATCGACTTCGACGGCATGCCGGTGGAACTGGAGAAAGGGTCGCCCGACCTGCAAGATCTGCAGCTCGCCTATGCGCTCACCATCCACAAAACCCAGGGTTCCGAGTTCCCCTGTGCCGTGGTGGTGGTTCACAAGGCGCATTCCTTCATGCACCACCGCAATCTGCTCTACACCGGGGTGACCCGCGCCCGGCGCACCGCCATTGTCCTGGGTGACCATTGGGGCATTCAGAACTGCGCCAAGCGGTGCCAGGTGGATGACCGCCGGACCTTTCTGCCCCTGTTCCTGGACGCCGCCCAACACGCGGAAGCCGATTTCGCCCGTGTCGCGGAGGCCGAATGA
- a CDS encoding ERCC4 domain protein (PFAM: ERCC4 domain protein~KEGG: sfu:Sfum_3788 ERCC4 domain-containing protein) produces MMDRITVVVDTREQEPYSFDSDKVSAVRKALPAGDYSLVGLEERVAVERKSLTDFVSTVIRGRKRFHRELEKLSAYEAACVVVECNFRDLVDGRYRSDAHPHALIGTVASIVVDFGVPVYFCSDRQAACRFVEEYLTRFHRRIARCQKEMRVTRRDSGEE; encoded by the coding sequence ATGATGGACCGGATCACCGTTGTCGTCGACACCCGCGAACAGGAGCCCTACAGCTTCGATAGCGACAAGGTTTCGGCGGTTCGCAAGGCGCTGCCCGCCGGTGATTACTCGCTGGTTGGCCTCGAGGAACGGGTGGCGGTGGAGCGTAAATCCCTGACGGATTTCGTCTCCACCGTCATCCGGGGGCGAAAGCGGTTCCACCGAGAGCTGGAAAAGCTCTCCGCCTATGAAGCCGCCTGCGTGGTTGTCGAGTGCAACTTTCGCGATCTGGTCGATGGCCGCTACCGCAGCGATGCCCACCCGCATGCGCTGATCGGAACGGTCGCCTCCATCGTCGTCGACTTCGGTGTCCCCGTCTACTTCTGCTCGGACCGGCAGGCCGCCTGCCGTTTTGTCGAGGAGTACCTGACACGTTTTCACCGGAGGATCGCGAGATGCCAAAAAGAAATGAGAGTAACCCGGCGCGACTCCGGGGAAGAATAG